A genomic region of Planococcus kocurii contains the following coding sequences:
- a CDS encoding AAA family ATPase — protein sequence MDAKQLLERVIDNIEKVIIGKRDIAELSIVAMLSHGHVLLEDVPGVGKTMLVRALAKSVGADFKRIQFTPDLLPSDVIGVSIYNPKDMEFHFRAGPIMGNIILADEINRTSPKTQSSLLEAMEEASVTIDGVTMQIPKPFFVMATQNPIEYEGTYPLPEAQLDRFLLKIKMGYPTPKEEMEVLNRARAAAPIEELTSVISLSELLELQEQAKLIKVDETIRSYIVDLSRQTRQDAYVYLGVSPRGSIALMKASQAYALLKGRDYVTPDDVQYLAKFVFGHRIMLRSEARYDGITAEEITERILAKTHVPVQRLVGQ from the coding sequence ATGGATGCCAAACAACTATTGGAAAGAGTAATAGACAATATCGAAAAAGTTATTATCGGCAAACGCGATATTGCTGAATTGAGTATCGTGGCCATGCTGTCTCATGGTCATGTTTTACTAGAAGACGTACCGGGTGTCGGTAAAACGATGCTTGTCCGAGCATTAGCAAAATCAGTAGGCGCCGATTTTAAACGAATCCAATTTACGCCTGACTTATTGCCATCGGACGTGATTGGTGTGTCGATTTATAATCCGAAAGACATGGAATTTCATTTTCGAGCAGGGCCAATTATGGGCAATATCATATTAGCTGATGAAATAAACCGAACTTCTCCGAAAACACAGTCCTCTCTTCTTGAAGCGATGGAAGAAGCTTCCGTCACGATTGACGGAGTAACAATGCAAATTCCTAAACCATTCTTTGTGATGGCTACGCAAAACCCCATCGAATATGAAGGCACTTATCCGTTACCTGAAGCACAGCTTGATCGGTTTTTATTGAAAATTAAAATGGGCTATCCTACACCGAAAGAAGAAATGGAAGTATTAAATCGAGCACGCGCTGCGGCGCCAATCGAAGAATTAACTTCGGTCATTTCACTGAGCGAACTTTTGGAGCTTCAAGAGCAAGCGAAATTGATCAAAGTGGATGAAACAATACGCAGCTATATTGTCGATTTGTCTAGACAAACTCGTCAAGACGCTTATGTCTATTTAGGCGTGAGTCCGCGAGGGTCGATTGCATTGATGAAAGCCTCACAGGCTTACGCATTATTGAAAGGACGAGATTATGTAACGCCAGACGACGTCCAGTATTTGGCGAAATTCGTTTTCGGTCACCGAATTATGTTGCGTTCCGAGGCTCGTTATGATGGTATTACTGCAGAAGAAATCACAGAACGAATATTGGCAAAAACCCATGTACCTGTTCAAAGGCTTGTCGGTCAATGA